A genomic stretch from Chitinophaga agri includes:
- a CDS encoding immunity 22 family protein produces MMTKAQYVVAVWLANFNHEKELRNYLEVRYDEDGNSQSGFGHAVGLQHFDSDFLEHTSFTNGMRPEEIINGFSFSEYFKNDLSTMISHDTLYDHNTIIFLYGKQDRYGAINEHVFTLANSPWRQLPFSFIGTVKFEIENQ; encoded by the coding sequence ATGATGACGAAAGCACAGTATGTTGTTGCGGTTTGGCTGGCAAATTTTAACCATGAGAAAGAACTGCGAAATTACCTTGAAGTCAGGTACGATGAAGATGGCAACAGCCAGTCAGGCTTCGGCCATGCCGTTGGTCTGCAACACTTTGACAGCGACTTCCTGGAACATACCTCATTCACAAATGGAATGAGACCAGAAGAGATTATTAATGGCTTTTCCTTTAGTGAATACTTTAAAAACGATCTCTCAACAATGATCAGTCATGATACGCTATATGATCATAACACCATCATCTTCCTGTATGGTAAACAGGACAGATACGGGGCCATCAACGAACATGTATTCACGCTGGCCAATAGTCCCTGGCGACAGTTGCCATTTAGTTTCATTGGTACGGTAAAATTTGAGATCGAAAACCAGTAG
- a CDS encoding right-handed parallel beta-helix repeat-containing protein: MKFRHDYRRHMIIAATALATFIVGCKKEADESIDKTIENSETSVTTTGRTFTLGPDANGILTIDNKNGTYKAGDIINLKGTFKSVVISNMSGTAAAPIKIQNASGTIVNVGNPSWSGGGYPAALQFSNCHYIKLGSPNGKAYFLVNGSTSAAREAYFNIHLGNHTDNFEVYNLTINNGGTGIVAKTEPTSADLSSQWPNSQMYNLSIHGITINNTRNEAMYIGHTATYWDLTSGIPYYGNTSGMTAGHKYVQPIKWYNVKIYSNVVSNSGLDGIQTSAIDKLEVYSNTVTNWATQKNSAHNGGILIGGRTTNTNTHDNIVRNGWGELYQFYGSGTVHIVKNNLFADNQGDGVSMRGAGGAAVTFTNNTVANVKGNTLRINGYSGQTGRNVINSNVFIAPLNGTGTIYPKYYIYLENGAVATEGTGSLANYKFPTVSSAGTTSSNFYQITNTTLTGGLKVGYIKL, translated from the coding sequence ATGAAATTCAGACATGACTACCGCAGGCACATGATTATTGCCGCAACAGCACTTGCAACATTTATCGTAGGATGTAAAAAAGAAGCAGACGAAAGTATCGATAAGACCATCGAGAACTCAGAGACTAGTGTCACCACGACAGGCAGGACATTTACATTAGGCCCGGACGCAAACGGGATATTGACCATAGACAACAAGAACGGCACTTATAAAGCTGGGGACATTATTAACCTGAAAGGAACTTTTAAATCTGTTGTGATCTCTAATATGAGTGGTACTGCTGCTGCTCCTATTAAAATTCAGAACGCCTCTGGTACTATTGTGAATGTGGGTAATCCATCCTGGAGTGGCGGCGGCTATCCGGCTGCGCTTCAGTTCTCAAATTGCCATTACATCAAGCTGGGTAGCCCGAATGGTAAAGCGTATTTCCTCGTTAACGGTTCTACTTCCGCTGCGAGAGAAGCATATTTCAACATTCACCTGGGTAACCATACAGACAATTTCGAAGTGTACAACCTGACCATCAACAACGGTGGTACTGGTATCGTAGCTAAAACCGAGCCTACAAGTGCAGACTTATCTTCTCAGTGGCCTAACTCTCAGATGTACAATCTGTCTATTCACGGTATTACCATCAATAACACCAGAAATGAGGCAATGTATATCGGTCATACCGCTACTTACTGGGACCTGACTTCAGGTATTCCTTATTATGGTAACACTTCCGGTATGACTGCTGGTCACAAGTATGTACAGCCAATCAAATGGTACAATGTAAAGATCTACAGCAACGTCGTATCTAACAGTGGTCTGGACGGTATTCAGACTTCTGCGATCGATAAACTGGAAGTTTATTCTAACACTGTGACCAACTGGGCAACGCAGAAGAACTCAGCACACAACGGTGGTATCCTGATCGGTGGCCGTACTACAAACACCAATACACACGACAATATCGTTCGTAACGGTTGGGGTGAACTGTATCAGTTTTACGGTTCAGGTACTGTACACATCGTTAAAAACAACCTGTTTGCTGATAACCAAGGTGATGGTGTGAGCATGAGAGGGGCAGGTGGTGCAGCTGTAACGTTTACTAACAATACTGTTGCAAACGTAAAAGGTAACACACTGCGTATCAATGGTTACAGCGGTCAGACTGGCAGGAACGTGATCAACAGCAACGTGTTCATTGCTCCTTTGAATGGTACAGGTACTATCTATCCTAAGTACTATATCTACCTGGAAAATGGTGCCGTAGCTACCGAAGGAACGGGTTCACTGGCGAATTATAAATTCCCGACTGTATCTTCTGCCGGTACAACTTCATCTAACTTTTATCAGATCACTAATACGACACTGACTGGCGGACTGAAAGTCGGCTATATCAAGCTGTAA
- a CDS encoding DNA/RNA non-specific endonuclease: MILDLLPGSKPTRASFMKPLATTLLVLVTASAFIACRTKATASSVTDPASENVATSTPAGATSLSENFETGGKTSYAAADVTLSSGSWTFDDALIGNLPADAKTGSAAARIRNIGSLTMNFNANGAGTVSISHGTYGSDGSSTWQLWYSVNNGKTYKQAGGMVTSSSNTLQTAVFTLNVSGTVRLSIRKIGGGTNRLNIDNIIINTSGVTGGTTEPGNTNGDKPGGNKTDETTTGHHAPGKGNTGGTKGSTGDNSHLLMGNPSGAVASTSSPTNYLMNETYYSISYNNAKGTPNWVSWHLNKADIGSTPRRDEFRPNAALPAGWYQVNAASYASSGFDRGHNCPSGDRTSSTAANAATFLMTNMIPQAPSNNQKTWNNMEVYIRSLVNAGNEVYIIMGSYGIGGTGSNGGVTKTLDNGRVTVPSHVWKVIVVIPDGNDDIKRITSATRVIAVNTPNINSISPDWKKYRTSVDAIEAATGYDLLSSLPTSVQQVIEARIDNE; the protein is encoded by the coding sequence ATGATTTTAGACCTATTGCCAGGCTCTAAGCCGACCAGAGCCAGTTTTATGAAACCCCTCGCCACAACACTACTTGTTTTAGTAACCGCATCAGCTTTTATTGCCTGCCGTACCAAAGCAACTGCTTCTTCAGTCACCGATCCGGCATCTGAAAATGTAGCCACATCTACACCTGCGGGAGCAACCAGTCTGTCAGAGAACTTTGAAACCGGCGGTAAGACGTCTTACGCAGCAGCAGACGTGACCCTGAGCAGCGGTAGCTGGACATTTGACGACGCCCTGATAGGTAATTTACCCGCTGACGCAAAGACCGGTTCAGCCGCAGCCCGTATCCGCAATATCGGATCCCTGACAATGAACTTCAATGCCAATGGAGCAGGCACGGTGAGTATTTCCCATGGTACATACGGCTCAGATGGTAGCAGCACCTGGCAGTTGTGGTATTCGGTCAATAATGGTAAGACCTACAAACAGGCAGGTGGTATGGTCACCAGCTCTTCCAACACGCTGCAGACCGCTGTATTCACGCTGAATGTAAGTGGTACAGTACGTCTGTCTATCCGCAAAATCGGCGGAGGCACTAACCGTCTTAATATTGACAACATCATTATCAATACATCTGGCGTTACCGGCGGCACTACCGAACCAGGTAATACGAATGGCGATAAACCAGGCGGTAATAAAACAGATGAAACAACTACTGGCCACCATGCGCCCGGCAAAGGAAATACTGGTGGTACAAAAGGTAGTACCGGAGATAATAGTCACCTGCTGATGGGCAATCCAAGTGGAGCAGTAGCCAGCACCAGTTCCCCAACCAATTACCTGATGAATGAGACCTATTACAGCATCTCCTATAACAATGCTAAAGGCACCCCTAACTGGGTTTCCTGGCATCTGAACAAGGCTGATATTGGCAGCACACCACGGAGAGATGAATTCAGACCTAACGCCGCACTGCCTGCGGGCTGGTACCAGGTAAATGCAGCAAGTTATGCGAGCAGTGGATTTGACAGAGGACATAATTGTCCGTCGGGCGACAGGACCTCTTCTACAGCAGCAAATGCCGCTACCTTCCTGATGACAAACATGATCCCTCAGGCGCCTTCCAATAACCAGAAAACCTGGAACAATATGGAAGTATACATCCGTTCATTGGTGAATGCGGGCAATGAAGTGTATATAATAATGGGAAGCTATGGTATAGGCGGTACAGGAAGCAATGGTGGCGTGACTAAAACACTGGATAATGGCCGTGTAACAGTGCCATCGCATGTATGGAAAGTGATCGTAGTGATCCCTGATGGTAATGATGATATCAAACGTATCACGAGTGCGACCCGTGTGATCGCAGTCAACACACCGAATATCAACAGCATCAGCCCTGACTGGAAAAAGTACCGTACCAGTGTAGATGCCATTGAAGCCGCTACCGGCTATGATCTGTTATCCAGCTTACCAACCAGCGTACAGCAGGTAATAGAAGCCAGAATAGATAACGAGTAA
- a CDS encoding TonB-dependent receptor plug domain-containing protein, translated as MKNNIKGFQLLMLILLLLCGSSKGQLADYAQNKEKIYIQTNHVFFKPGEELFFKIYLVNAKNNFISVLSNVVYVEIIGPSGSIVEKQNYHIEDGYAEGSFQFGEEVPGGMYKIRAYSNWMQNEKENTWFTKEITVQSVLAPRVLMKLEFPEKGYGPGDEVTAAYAIRDLGDRPIPGYSAKYTVSIQGQTIITDAVRTDSRGKAAIRFKLPADLNSSDGLLNVTVNVDGYTEAISRSIPIIVNKIDLQFMPEGGTFIAGIPANVAFKAINEFGKPADVKGLIKDELNNTITSFESTHDGMGQVAFTPQEGRSYRAVLLKPAGVVQHFDLPAVSRQGLVMHIRRKEKLLQVSITTTRDIDIRLVAQSKNDVHYYKELSLQKGTQVVEIDPATFPTGIARFTITTATRIPLAERIVFLHADRILNVKITTDKERYQPREKVTLHLKTVDETGQPVASNFSLTVIDDKLWSLADDKQDHILSWLLMSSELHGKIEEPQFYFRQDKKAAASSLDLVMLTHGYRYFDYIDHVERTGQPKFGADLSNILSGVIADINDKPVKSTVYLIRSFDKNNTAASKIIKQETGEDGKFFFTDITPAANYYIMARSVNKKEHVYIRGVMQGAEYIPTPAKKLKDPFADDRLPAPLMADVNKNIDKGLNGFFALDIPKQDVMEWAKDADRKLEEVVVIGYGTQRKQQLAGAVTTVNSQEIVTNVSNMLYGRVAGLEIKTNQLYNSDEFHIRGSQSISNSNQPLILLDGIPVDKLSDAINPADIVSITILKDASATALYGSQGANGVILITSRKENYPSTIINLEPTYYYTSKAIQLKQDRYTVTKGFYAPKYLSPETQVRDDFRETIYWNPVVQTDNKGDATVEFYNSDANTTFRAIAEGIGYNGKLGRSEKTYSVKSPLMVDAKIPPYMTTGDVVRIPLVIRNNTEKAVTAKVLALLPYNVTQEPHPDSVSVPADSSVQVLITVKAKSAVKGNFEFIVTADKRREFISLPVKIVSNGFPVITTLSGNKSSETKFTVDHMMEGTLATELKVFNKIEDRLLSDIESMLREPYGCFEQTSSTTYPNIYILRFLRNSGNRNLTVENKAMDYLKAGYKRLIGFETAQNGFEWFGRTPPHEALTAYGLLEFTAMSEFLHVDKQMLARTKKFLLSRRDGKGNFQIHKQGLDAFASVPDHIAGCYIVYALTAAGVKTEIQKEYNTAVKQAMESKDAYLSSMMALAAHHMGQLNDFNQLLSAAKQAKLQSATSVTNSRNTSLRVETIALYALALMKEQTPDMGAIADLITGIMKEKKYYGYGSTQATVLALQAIVEYQKIIGDKIAASQMEIKVNNKTVFLGSQPQSAVDNIRDGNNVFSIRYKDENINAPYQLELAYYTSLPPTDPQAELKISTSLSDSSTRVGETVRMQVKVTNTKDILQPMSIAKVGIPAGLTVQPWQLKEILEQEKIAYYEIFDNYLVLYWMGFAPGETKTVNFDLKAEIGGNYKGKASTVYLYYTPEFKHWISGTAITIE; from the coding sequence ATGAAGAATAATATAAAAGGATTTCAGCTACTCATGCTGATACTGCTACTCCTTTGTGGCAGCAGTAAAGGGCAACTTGCAGACTACGCTCAAAACAAAGAGAAGATATATATACAGACGAATCACGTATTCTTTAAACCAGGTGAAGAACTTTTCTTTAAGATATACCTGGTGAACGCAAAAAACAACTTCATCTCTGTACTGAGTAACGTAGTGTATGTAGAGATCATTGGTCCGTCAGGAAGTATCGTTGAGAAACAGAACTATCATATAGAAGATGGATACGCTGAAGGCAGTTTTCAGTTCGGCGAAGAAGTGCCCGGCGGTATGTATAAGATCAGGGCTTATTCTAACTGGATGCAGAATGAAAAAGAGAATACGTGGTTCACAAAAGAGATCACTGTACAAAGCGTACTTGCTCCGAGGGTACTCATGAAACTCGAGTTTCCTGAAAAAGGTTATGGCCCCGGTGATGAAGTGACTGCTGCCTATGCTATCCGCGACCTGGGGGATCGCCCGATTCCGGGATACAGCGCGAAATACACTGTTTCGATACAGGGGCAAACCATTATAACGGATGCCGTTAGAACAGATAGCCGTGGCAAGGCAGCTATCCGTTTCAAATTGCCGGCTGACTTAAATTCCAGCGACGGTTTATTGAATGTCACCGTTAATGTTGATGGATATACGGAAGCCATATCCAGAAGCATTCCAATCATAGTGAATAAAATTGACCTGCAATTCATGCCGGAAGGTGGAACATTTATCGCGGGCATTCCTGCTAACGTTGCATTCAAGGCGATCAATGAATTTGGGAAACCAGCGGATGTAAAGGGTCTGATAAAGGATGAGCTGAATAATACTATCACCTCTTTTGAAAGTACACATGATGGCATGGGACAGGTAGCGTTTACCCCGCAGGAAGGAAGAAGTTACAGGGCAGTATTGCTTAAACCAGCCGGTGTAGTGCAGCATTTTGATCTGCCAGCCGTTTCCAGACAGGGACTGGTGATGCATATCAGACGCAAGGAAAAGCTGCTGCAGGTGAGTATTACGACCACCCGGGATATTGACATCAGACTGGTAGCCCAAAGTAAAAACGATGTGCATTATTACAAGGAACTCTCTTTGCAAAAAGGTACACAGGTGGTAGAAATAGATCCGGCTACATTCCCCACCGGCATCGCCAGATTTACCATTACTACAGCAACACGTATTCCACTGGCGGAAAGGATCGTATTCCTGCATGCCGACAGGATACTGAATGTAAAGATCACTACTGATAAAGAGAGATACCAGCCCAGAGAAAAAGTAACACTACACCTGAAAACAGTTGACGAAACGGGACAGCCTGTTGCATCAAATTTCTCACTCACTGTGATAGATGACAAATTATGGTCACTGGCAGATGATAAGCAGGACCATATTCTCTCCTGGCTACTCATGAGCTCAGAGCTGCATGGAAAGATAGAAGAACCACAGTTCTATTTCAGGCAAGACAAAAAAGCAGCGGCATCATCACTCGACCTGGTGATGCTAACACATGGCTATCGGTATTTTGACTATATCGATCATGTGGAAAGAACCGGACAGCCCAAATTCGGAGCTGATCTAAGTAATATACTCAGCGGTGTGATAGCCGACATCAATGACAAGCCGGTTAAGTCAACTGTATATCTCATCCGTAGCTTCGACAAAAACAATACAGCAGCCAGCAAGATCATTAAACAGGAAACAGGAGAAGACGGCAAGTTCTTCTTTACCGATATAACACCAGCGGCCAACTATTATATTATGGCCCGCTCAGTAAATAAAAAAGAACATGTCTATATCAGGGGAGTGATGCAGGGAGCTGAATACATTCCCACACCAGCAAAAAAACTAAAAGATCCGTTTGCTGATGATCGTCTGCCAGCGCCGCTAATGGCTGACGTAAATAAGAACATTGACAAAGGATTGAACGGATTCTTCGCACTGGATATACCCAAACAGGATGTTATGGAGTGGGCCAAAGATGCAGATAGAAAGCTGGAAGAAGTAGTAGTGATCGGGTATGGTACGCAAAGAAAACAACAACTGGCGGGTGCAGTTACGACCGTGAACAGTCAGGAAATTGTTACGAACGTAAGCAACATGTTGTATGGAAGAGTAGCCGGCCTCGAAATTAAGACTAATCAGCTCTACAACAGCGACGAGTTTCATATCAGAGGATCACAATCCATTTCAAACAGCAATCAGCCGCTGATACTACTGGACGGTATTCCTGTTGACAAGTTATCTGATGCGATCAATCCTGCGGACATTGTTTCTATTACCATTCTAAAAGATGCCTCAGCAACGGCACTCTACGGTAGCCAGGGCGCAAACGGCGTCATACTGATCACTTCCAGGAAAGAGAACTATCCATCTACCATTATTAATTTAGAGCCGACTTACTATTATACATCAAAAGCGATTCAGCTTAAACAGGACAGGTATACCGTTACAAAAGGTTTCTATGCACCAAAATATCTTTCTCCTGAGACCCAGGTGAGGGATGATTTCAGAGAAACTATTTACTGGAATCCGGTGGTACAGACTGATAATAAAGGAGATGCCACTGTGGAGTTTTACAACTCTGATGCTAACACAACATTTCGTGCAATAGCTGAGGGTATTGGGTATAACGGCAAACTGGGCAGAAGTGAAAAGACCTATTCGGTGAAGTCTCCATTAATGGTAGATGCTAAAATACCACCTTATATGACAACGGGAGATGTGGTACGCATTCCGCTTGTCATCAGGAATAATACTGAAAAGGCGGTCACTGCGAAAGTCCTGGCACTGCTACCTTATAATGTTACGCAGGAGCCTCATCCTGATTCAGTAAGTGTTCCGGCCGACAGTTCAGTACAGGTCCTGATCACAGTAAAAGCTAAATCTGCTGTAAAGGGCAATTTCGAATTCATCGTTACAGCAGATAAACGCAGAGAATTTATTTCCCTTCCGGTAAAAATAGTCAGCAATGGATTTCCTGTTATCACGACACTATCAGGCAACAAATCCTCCGAGACAAAGTTTACAGTTGATCATATGATGGAAGGCACCCTGGCGACCGAGCTAAAGGTCTTTAATAAAATAGAAGACCGGTTACTAAGCGATATCGAATCCATGCTTAGAGAGCCATATGGTTGTTTTGAACAAACATCATCCACCACCTATCCCAACATCTATATTCTCAGGTTCCTGCGTAATTCCGGGAACCGTAATCTGACAGTAGAGAATAAGGCCATGGACTATCTTAAAGCGGGCTACAAGCGGCTGATAGGCTTTGAGACAGCACAAAACGGCTTCGAATGGTTTGGTCGTACGCCACCGCATGAAGCATTGACAGCCTATGGCTTACTGGAATTTACAGCTATGAGCGAATTCCTCCATGTAGACAAACAGATGCTGGCGCGTACGAAGAAGTTCCTGCTCAGCCGTCGCGATGGCAAAGGTAACTTTCAGATCCATAAACAGGGCCTGGACGCTTTTGCATCTGTTCCGGATCACATTGCCGGTTGCTACATTGTTTATGCTTTGACAGCAGCGGGTGTGAAGACAGAGATACAGAAAGAATATAACACCGCTGTCAAACAGGCCATGGAAAGCAAGGATGCTTACCTGTCATCCATGATGGCACTCGCTGCTCATCATATGGGTCAGCTGAATGACTTTAACCAGTTATTATCAGCAGCTAAACAGGCGAAACTGCAATCAGCAACAAGTGTAACAAACTCAAGAAACACTTCTCTGCGTGTAGAGACCATTGCTCTATATGCCCTGGCCCTGATGAAGGAGCAAACGCCTGATATGGGGGCCATTGCCGACCTGATAACAGGCATCATGAAGGAGAAAAAGTATTACGGCTATGGCTCTACACAGGCTACAGTACTCGCATTACAGGCAATAGTCGAATATCAGAAAATAATAGGAGATAAAATAGCTGCCTCCCAGATGGAGATCAAAGTAAATAACAAAACCGTCTTCCTAGGTAGTCAGCCACAATCAGCAGTTGATAACATCAGGGATGGTAACAACGTCTTTTCTATCAGATATAAAGACGAAAACATCAATGCGCCTTATCAGCTGGAACTGGCCTACTATACATCCCTTCCCCCTACCGATCCTCAGGCAGAATTAAAAATATCCACCAGTCTTTCGGACTCGAGTACCAGGGTGGGTGAAACAGTCCGGATGCAGGTAAAAGTTACGAACACCAAAGATATCCTTCAGCCGATGAGCATTGCGAAAGTGGGTATTCCGGCAGGGCTTACCGTACAGCCATGGCAGTTGAAAGAGATCCTGGAACAGGAGAAGATCGCATACTATGAAATATTCGACAACTACCTGGTGTTGTACTGGATGGGATTTGCACCGGGAGAAACAAAGACGGTCAACTTTGACCTGAAAGCAGAAATAGGCGGCAATTACAAAGGAAAAGCAAGTACTGTGTACTTATATTATACGCCGGAATTCAAACACTGGATATCTGGTACAGCAATTACTATAGAATAA
- a CDS encoding c-type cytochrome yields the protein MNKMSRTCCGLLFLLAGCNTLPVVPTFLNASQLPSQLLEINTERDTTVTLNDGTILTIPANALHIDGSKIAKLEVKEALTPEQILAAGLRTQSNGEPLSSGGMIYINTADNSKLSFNQPVKVKIPARKIVDGMQLYKGEVKASGIDWKDPKPLPVQEQEKENAKKKIYGKALFEQNCMSCHNVTRQVTGPALANVMERWKYDTTTVYAFISNSSQMIASGHCYAANLFYAFNKQVMPNFISFTKDDMDALFAYIDDESQKHPEYKDSNQHAFDPDSCAYYKTVVQLAADLTGAREGQEFTVVNSFSQTGISLPSVVSGDEIIFTPLQPAPDQVIPERKTGVYYNFTINAPGWYNIDVLTKDLPGFSPCHLSVTVNEMKDQNVAVFLLIPAEKVVLQGGLQKDGKTYGFYKNDGEISLPLGAEAFVVSFAENTGKAQLYFGSKRFIIEEKQIIDIAIQPSDEKTIYEEIKRLRLPDLTLKINKLQLTAEQKRIAIEADRVRDQVALCNCTTATDSAAVRK from the coding sequence ATGAACAAGATGTCCCGTACCTGTTGCGGTCTGCTATTCCTGTTAGCAGGCTGTAACACCCTACCTGTTGTACCCACATTTCTGAACGCATCTCAACTCCCTTCTCAGCTATTGGAGATCAATACAGAGAGAGATACGACTGTAACACTCAATGATGGAACTATCTTAACGATTCCCGCAAACGCGTTACATATTGACGGCAGTAAGATCGCTAAACTGGAAGTAAAGGAGGCACTTACTCCCGAACAAATACTGGCTGCAGGATTACGCACGCAAAGTAATGGAGAGCCGCTCAGTAGTGGTGGGATGATCTACATCAATACAGCCGATAACAGTAAACTCAGCTTCAATCAGCCGGTAAAAGTAAAGATACCGGCACGCAAAATAGTAGACGGCATGCAGCTCTACAAGGGTGAAGTAAAAGCGTCAGGTATTGACTGGAAAGACCCCAAACCACTGCCAGTCCAGGAACAGGAAAAGGAAAATGCAAAGAAGAAGATCTATGGCAAGGCATTATTTGAACAGAACTGTATGTCCTGTCACAACGTGACCAGACAGGTTACCGGACCTGCACTGGCGAATGTAATGGAAAGATGGAAATATGATACTACCACCGTTTATGCATTTATATCGAACAGCTCACAAATGATTGCAAGCGGACATTGTTATGCGGCGAATCTTTTCTATGCATTTAACAAACAGGTAATGCCAAATTTCATTTCTTTTACCAAAGATGATATGGACGCATTGTTTGCATACATTGACGATGAATCGCAAAAACATCCGGAATATAAAGACAGTAATCAACATGCATTTGACCCGGACAGCTGTGCTTATTATAAAACGGTCGTACAACTGGCAGCTGATCTGACTGGCGCAAGAGAAGGTCAGGAATTTACGGTTGTGAATTCCTTCAGCCAGACCGGGATTTCTCTCCCATCTGTTGTAAGTGGAGACGAAATTATCTTCACCCCCCTTCAGCCAGCACCAGATCAGGTAATACCCGAACGGAAAACTGGTGTATATTATAATTTCACTATCAATGCGCCGGGATGGTATAATATAGATGTCCTGACGAAGGACCTGCCAGGCTTCAGCCCCTGCCACCTTTCCGTAACTGTCAATGAGATGAAAGACCAGAACGTCGCCGTATTCCTGCTGATCCCGGCTGAAAAGGTTGTGCTCCAGGGTGGACTGCAAAAAGACGGGAAGACCTACGGATTCTACAAAAACGACGGCGAAATATCACTTCCATTGGGAGCAGAAGCCTTTGTGGTCTCTTTTGCAGAAAATACCGGTAAAGCGCAGCTATATTTTGGTTCGAAACGTTTTATTATTGAAGAGAAGCAGATAATTGATATAGCGATCCAGCCTTCAGATGAAAAAACGATCTATGAAGAAATTAAAAGATTGAGACTACCAGATCTTACATTAAAAATTAACAAGCTGCAGCTAACTGCCGAACAAAAACGAATCGCCATAGAGGCTGACCGGGTGAGAGACCAGGTAGCACTTTGTAATTGCACGACGGCAACTGACTCCGCTGCTGTTAGAAAATAA
- a CDS encoding DUF4349 domain-containing protein: protein MRFSLCYMAPMALLAISCSAGTSSYSEAADTTTIAVADSTTFSNDITSLNSPSRKRVRTADVRCRVSNVFNTVSALEHVVAGVDGIIAESNMQNYEVTVKDVPYATDSLRRIQLYTPVATMTLRVPAAHLDSVVHTLTSMATFIEFRTLKDEDKTLSYLSNSMKNDGPKSPAVKPTPFTNTVEADAYRDEKHVTETDRKIANMAILDDVHYATFTVQVFQPQMADQQVIVNPERITRTGFGTQIRMALRTGLESIGALFILLIACWPYLLLLALGFYFYHKGLRKVLRKKLTTL from the coding sequence ATGCGTTTTTCCCTATGTTACATGGCGCCTATGGCGCTCCTGGCCATCTCATGCTCGGCCGGCACCAGCTCTTACAGCGAAGCTGCAGATACAACAACCATAGCTGTTGCAGATTCCACAACGTTTTCCAATGACATCACTTCTCTAAACTCCCCATCACGTAAAAGAGTACGTACTGCAGATGTAAGATGCCGCGTCAGCAACGTTTTCAACACGGTATCCGCGCTGGAACACGTAGTAGCAGGTGTAGATGGTATAATAGCAGAGAGTAACATGCAGAACTACGAGGTTACTGTTAAAGATGTGCCGTATGCTACCGATTCATTAAGGCGTATACAGCTGTATACACCAGTAGCAACAATGACATTACGGGTACCAGCTGCACATCTCGACTCAGTTGTACACACATTAACGTCAATGGCTACGTTCATTGAGTTCAGGACGTTAAAAGACGAAGACAAGACACTTAGTTATCTATCAAACTCCATGAAGAATGATGGCCCGAAATCACCAGCGGTAAAGCCGACTCCTTTTACCAACACAGTCGAAGCAGACGCTTACAGGGATGAGAAACACGTGACAGAAACTGACAGAAAAATTGCGAACATGGCTATCCTGGATGATGTACATTACGCCACATTCACAGTACAGGTATTCCAGCCGCAAATGGCTGACCAGCAGGTCATCGTTAATCCTGAAAGGATCACCCGCACCGGATTCGGCACACAGATCCGGATGGCATTACGCACAGGACTGGAAAGCATCGGCGCATTGTTTATATTGCTGATCGCCTGCTGGCCTTACCTCCTGTTACTGGCACTTGGATTTTATTTCTACCACAAAGGGCTCCGTAAAGTACTCCGCAAAAAACTGACTACCTTGTAA